In one Sulfuricella sp. genomic region, the following are encoded:
- a CDS encoding type II secretion system F family protein, translated as MPFFSYKARNARGDLIEGIQEGPDSAAVADMLFNSGATPVDISPSAKGPAEQGESLLERMQRQKITAVDVMLYSRQMYTLLKAGVPIMRALAGLQESAHNKSMKKVLQDMRESLDSGRELSAAMRRHPEVFSLFYVSMVRVGEATGMLEEIFLRLFYYLEFEKSTKDKIKAAMRYPSFVIIAMVAAMAIINLFVIPAFSKVYKGFGAELPLMTKILIASSDFTVQYWPLMLLALAGAFYGFRLYVGSPSGRYQWDRIKLRLPVVGSIIEKATLSRFARSYSLTSRSGVPIVQGLSVVAQVVDNDFIARKIDNIREGVERGDSILRTAVASGVFTPVVLQMIAVGEETGELDELMQEVAEMYEREVDYEVDNLSAKIEPILIVGLGILVLILALGVFLPIWDLGKAAFHK; from the coding sequence TTGCCATTCTTTTCCTACAAGGCCCGCAACGCCCGCGGCGATCTGATTGAGGGCATACAGGAAGGCCCCGACAGCGCGGCGGTAGCAGACATGCTGTTCAATAGCGGCGCTACGCCGGTGGACATCAGCCCTTCAGCCAAGGGTCCGGCTGAGCAGGGAGAAAGCCTGCTGGAGCGTATGCAGCGGCAGAAAATCACCGCCGTCGATGTGATGCTGTATTCGCGCCAGATGTATACCCTTCTCAAGGCCGGCGTGCCCATCATGCGTGCTCTGGCCGGGCTGCAGGAATCGGCGCATAACAAAAGCATGAAAAAAGTGCTGCAGGATATGCGCGAGAGCCTGGACAGCGGGCGCGAGCTCTCGGCCGCCATGCGGCGCCATCCCGAAGTATTCAGCCTTTTTTACGTCAGCATGGTGCGGGTCGGCGAGGCAACCGGCATGCTGGAGGAAATTTTTCTGCGCCTGTTTTACTACCTGGAATTCGAGAAATCGACCAAGGACAAGATCAAGGCGGCAATGCGTTACCCATCTTTTGTCATCATCGCGATGGTGGCGGCAATGGCAATCATCAACCTTTTCGTGATCCCCGCGTTTTCCAAGGTTTACAAAGGGTTCGGCGCCGAATTGCCGCTAATGACCAAAATCCTGATTGCCAGTTCGGATTTTACCGTGCAGTACTGGCCGCTCATGCTGTTGGCGCTGGCGGGAGCGTTTTACGGCTTTCGCCTTTATGTGGGCTCGCCTTCAGGGCGTTATCAGTGGGACAGGATCAAGCTGCGCCTGCCGGTGGTCGGCAGCATCATCGAAAAAGCCACGCTCTCCCGCTTTGCCCGCAGTTATTCCCTCACCAGCCGTAGCGGCGTGCCCATCGTGCAGGGGCTGAGCGTAGTGGCGCAGGTGGTGGACAACGATTTCATCGCCAGAAAGATCGATAACATTCGCGAAGGCGTGGAGCGGGGCGACAGCATTTTGCGCACGGCAGTGGCGTCCGGTGTATTTACCCCGGTGGTGCTGCAAATGATTGCAGTCGGCGAGGAAACCGGCGAACTGGACGAACTGATGCAGGAAGTCGCGGAAATGTACGAACGCGAGGTGGATTACGAAGTGGATAATTTATCCGCCAAGATTGAGCCGATCCTGATTGTGGGCCTGGGTATTCTGGTGCTGATTCTTGCCCTGGGTGTATTCCTGCCCATCTGGGATCTCGGCAAGGCGGCTTTTCATAAGTGA
- a CDS encoding type II secretion system protein has product MSGRGFTLFELLVAIAIIGTLGAVLLDRVLRYQEYAEKTAMEQTAGILRSALHLQLAEYLVRGKWQDVEKMVLSNPMDWLAEKPENYLGEYLYPKPGEIPPGNWYFDLENRTLIYLLRSDRHFVADSKGKKWVRYRVSPVYGDNGKESGQAADKKEINGIRLTLVETYQWF; this is encoded by the coding sequence GTGAGCGGACGGGGGTTTACCTTGTTCGAACTGCTGGTGGCCATTGCAATAATTGGTACGCTGGGCGCGGTGCTGCTGGACCGGGTTTTGCGCTACCAGGAGTATGCCGAAAAAACCGCCATGGAACAGACGGCCGGAATACTCCGTAGCGCACTGCACCTTCAACTGGCGGAATACCTGGTACGCGGAAAATGGCAGGATGTGGAGAAAATGGTTCTGTCCAACCCCATGGACTGGCTGGCGGAGAAGCCGGAAAATTATCTGGGCGAGTATTTGTACCCCAAGCCGGGAGAAATTCCGCCCGGGAACTGGTACTTCGACCTCGAAAATCGCACCCTGATATACTTGCTGCGCAGTGATCGTCACTTTGTGGCGGATAGCAAGGGGAAGAAATGGGTACGTTACCGGGTCAGCCCTGTATATGGGGATAACGGTAAAGAAAGTGGTCAAGCGGCCGATAAAAAAGAAATCAACGGCATACGCCTGACCCTGGTGGAAACCTACCAGTGGTTTTAG
- a CDS encoding type II secretion system protein: protein MRNKQAGFTLIELVMVIVILGILAATALPKFVNLGADARVAVMKGVEGSLRAANVMVYAKAATANQLGATGTVTINGVTIDTVYGFAAATGTSTTAGTGLLRVMDLSPVADFNIATTNVIGHAGAQATTNCRVSYVAATATAAPTYTLNVTNCN from the coding sequence ATGCGTAATAAACAAGCAGGTTTTACCCTGATCGAACTGGTGATGGTAATCGTGATTCTCGGCATTCTTGCCGCTACCGCGTTGCCGAAGTTCGTCAATCTGGGCGCGGATGCAAGAGTGGCCGTGATGAAAGGCGTCGAAGGGTCGCTGCGGGCGGCCAATGTGATGGTCTACGCAAAGGCGGCAACGGCAAACCAGCTGGGCGCCACGGGCACGGTGACCATCAACGGGGTGACCATAGATACGGTGTATGGTTTTGCGGCAGCAACCGGCACCAGCACCACCGCCGGCACCGGCCTGTTGCGGGTAATGGATTTGAGCCCGGTTGCGGATTTCAATATCGCTACCACTAACGTCATCGGACATGCCGGCGCCCAGGCCACCACCAACTGCCGGGTAAGCTATGTGGCAGCCACGGCCACCGCTGCGCCGACTTATACGCTCAACGTAACCAACTGCAACTGA
- a CDS encoding type II secretion system protein: MLPRQARGFTLIELVAAMILIGILAAVVLPRMDSSQMFREIAFSDQTAAALRYAQKTAVSHRRLVCVTVASDQISLGIASSHPASACGNPLAGPDGQQPAAISPSDNIALVAVPAGPLYFQPSGAVTSDGAGATAADFTLTVTNQTPIRVYGATGDVE, encoded by the coding sequence ATGTTGCCCCGGCAGGCACGCGGCTTTACGCTGATTGAACTGGTTGCGGCGATGATACTCATCGGTATTCTGGCCGCCGTTGTTCTGCCGCGCATGGATTCGAGCCAGATGTTTCGCGAGATCGCTTTCAGCGACCAGACGGCGGCTGCCCTGCGTTACGCGCAGAAAACGGCGGTCTCGCACCGGCGGCTGGTGTGCGTGACGGTCGCCAGCGACCAGATTTCGCTGGGCATTGCGTCGAGTCATCCCGCATCGGCTTGTGGCAACCCGTTGGCCGGCCCGGACGGCCAGCAACCCGCGGCAATTTCTCCTTCAGATAACATCGCGCTCGTGGCTGTGCCTGCCGGGCCGCTATATTTTCAGCCTTCAGGGGCGGTGACCAGCGATGGCGCCGGCGCGACGGCGGCGGATTTCACCTTGACGGTGACCAACCAGACACCCATCCGGGTCTACGGGGCAACGGGCGATGTGGAATAG
- a CDS encoding LamG domain-containing protein has translation MLFCMLPAGSSFAATLLGQYRMEEASWNGTAGEVKDSAGHAGGPFNGTASGSPLPAPANTLPARAGSPGTCGNGAFFGGSGTVKVTGLPVNTSAGAKTSVAFWMYWDGTNSVMPIGWNRHDLWLVSGHFGFNTASSDVYGISSAGLANGWHHVAAVFTNGGVTSNQLFIDGVAQTLTQRQSTPNNANAVVSSTLTLSGWGWDSGYKFSSRIDEVKVYDGALTSAEVSSLYSETHPCAPILIAEWRMDESSWGGAAGEVEDSVGTYPATAVNGASTSSVPPVPIAGNPGTCGYGVFDGSNDYVALPASFPSFTSNFSVTAWIRTTDRNKGGQRILIDDEKNTGGYGFSLGDGGAGRLRFFARGSSPIILDTPAVINNNTWYFVAAIADISAGKRWMYVYDTSGTQLSAVSTNFTGWSTDTGTASIGGETNASTEASAAFRFKGNIDDVRVHTGALSAAEIAALAAKTHACPVPATLLAEYRLEESSWNGTAGEVKDSSGNSRHGTAIGVPRPSPATLSPARPGNPGTCGYGGMPGTSSNGGAFSFPSLPVSLAPGAKTSVAFWMYWDGVNGVMPIGWNVHDLWLVSGNFGFNTGNSDVYGISSAGLANGWHHVVAVFTNGSVPSNKLYIDGAAKALSQRQSTPNNANAYVNPTLRAGGWQASTGYRFSGRLDEIRVYNGELKPSEVSAIYLATHACGGVVKPSGFNCVLSGADALSGRLYTKLAGAPFSFDVVALKDTNSDGVADGVETTYASDADKTVTVELVDGSGATACASRAAISPAVSQTLIFTKANQPAEQGRKSTALMTVSQAYPDLRCRVTDANQAPSIVACSTDDFALRPSAVTLNVSPAMATPPSASATPAIKAGANFTLAATTSPAAGYAGALILDASKLTAQITSQDATVQSGGTVGTLTPVSLTANASASNNASYTEAGYLYLAPGTFRDDSYTSVDQPSGCAATNSCDCVTATASNANLADALVSGKYGCSIGNKTNNSLGRFIPDHFDVSYNTPLFAPGCGATFTYMGQPFSYAVSPIVTVTARNAGNNLTSNYSGSFWKITNASLTGKAYTTLSGTLDTSGITGTDPLVVRNNDGTGTLTFGSGTGLSFTRPAAPTAPFNAEISLAINVIDEDAVSYPGNPARFGLATAGNGIAFSTGKTQRFGRLRLSNVYGSVSPLQMPVEAQYWSGNSWVKNSGDSCTVLAGGNLLLTPSGWTAAPGALLGGSGVITLTPTAPGSTKVCADLGPDNGVVCPATSANLPWLQSKWPGGTGYNNDPSATATFGIFSPEGRKGVYNRELY, from the coding sequence TTGCTCTTCTGCATGCTTCCGGCGGGGAGCAGTTTTGCCGCCACCTTGCTCGGCCAGTACCGCATGGAAGAAGCCAGCTGGAATGGCACGGCGGGCGAGGTGAAGGACTCGGCGGGCCATGCTGGCGGGCCATTCAATGGCACGGCCAGCGGCAGTCCGCTTCCCGCGCCGGCCAATACCTTGCCCGCCCGGGCAGGCAGCCCCGGCACCTGTGGCAACGGCGCTTTCTTTGGCGGCAGCGGGACTGTCAAGGTTACTGGCCTGCCAGTGAATACCTCCGCAGGGGCCAAAACCAGCGTGGCTTTCTGGATGTACTGGGACGGCACCAACAGCGTCATGCCCATCGGCTGGAACCGGCATGACCTGTGGCTGGTGAGCGGACATTTTGGTTTCAACACCGCCAGCAGCGATGTGTATGGCATCAGTTCGGCGGGGCTGGCCAATGGCTGGCATCACGTGGCCGCCGTGTTTACCAATGGCGGCGTGACCAGCAACCAGCTTTTCATCGACGGCGTGGCGCAGACGCTCACCCAGCGGCAATCGACGCCAAACAATGCTAATGCGGTTGTTTCCAGCACGCTTACCCTTAGCGGCTGGGGGTGGGACAGCGGTTACAAGTTTTCCAGCCGCATCGACGAAGTAAAAGTTTACGACGGCGCGTTGACTTCTGCCGAGGTGAGCTCGCTGTACAGCGAAACCCACCCCTGCGCGCCAATACTCATCGCCGAGTGGCGCATGGACGAGAGCAGTTGGGGCGGGGCGGCGGGTGAAGTGGAGGATAGTGTCGGCACCTACCCGGCCACGGCGGTCAATGGCGCAAGCACCTCTTCGGTTCCGCCCGTCCCGATTGCCGGCAATCCGGGCACCTGCGGTTATGGCGTATTCGACGGCAGCAACGACTATGTGGCGTTGCCGGCAAGCTTCCCCAGCTTTACCTCGAATTTCTCCGTTACAGCCTGGATCCGCACCACGGACAGAAACAAAGGCGGGCAGCGCATTCTGATCGACGATGAAAAGAATACCGGGGGCTATGGATTTTCACTAGGGGATGGCGGAGCGGGCAGGCTGCGTTTTTTTGCCCGTGGTTCGTCGCCCATCATTCTGGATACGCCGGCGGTTATCAATAACAACACCTGGTATTTCGTCGCGGCCATCGCCGACATTTCCGCTGGCAAGCGCTGGATGTACGTCTATGACACCTCGGGTACCCAGCTTTCCGCGGTCAGCACGAACTTTACCGGCTGGAGCACTGATACTGGAACCGCGTCGATCGGGGGGGAAACCAACGCCTCGACAGAGGCGAGCGCGGCATTCCGCTTCAAGGGCAATATCGACGATGTGCGGGTTCATACCGGCGCATTATCGGCTGCGGAAATTGCTGCACTTGCCGCTAAAACCCATGCCTGCCCTGTCCCGGCGACCCTGCTCGCGGAATACCGCCTGGAGGAATCCTCATGGAACGGCACGGCGGGCGAAGTCAAGGACAGTAGCGGCAACAGCCGCCATGGAACGGCCATTGGCGTCCCACGTCCTTCACCGGCCACCCTCAGCCCGGCACGACCCGGCAACCCGGGCACCTGCGGCTACGGCGGCATGCCTGGCACCAGCTCCAATGGCGGCGCTTTCAGCTTTCCCAGCCTGCCGGTAAGCCTGGCGCCCGGTGCCAAAACCAGCGTGGCCTTCTGGATGTACTGGGATGGCGTCAACGGGGTCATGCCCATCGGCTGGAATGTGCACGACCTGTGGCTGGTGAGCGGAAATTTTGGCTTCAACACCGGCAATAGCGATGTGTATGGCATCAGCTCGGCAGGGCTGGCCAACGGCTGGCATCACGTGGTCGCCGTCTTCACCAACGGCAGCGTGCCCAGCAACAAGCTTTATATCGATGGCGCGGCGAAGGCGCTCAGCCAGCGCCAATCGACACCCAACAATGCCAATGCCTACGTGAATCCGACCCTGCGCGCCGGTGGCTGGCAAGCCAGCACCGGCTACCGCTTCAGCGGGCGGCTGGACGAAATCCGGGTTTATAACGGCGAACTGAAGCCAAGCGAGGTCAGTGCCATCTATCTGGCTACTCACGCCTGCGGCGGCGTGGTCAAGCCCTCGGGTTTCAACTGCGTGCTGAGCGGGGCGGACGCCTTGAGCGGACGGCTCTATACCAAACTGGCGGGAGCACCTTTCAGCTTCGACGTAGTAGCGCTCAAGGACACCAATAGCGATGGCGTCGCAGATGGGGTGGAAACCACATACGCCTCCGATGCCGACAAAACCGTCACGGTGGAGTTGGTGGATGGGTCGGGGGCCACGGCCTGCGCTTCCCGCGCTGCAATCAGCCCGGCGGTGAGCCAGACGCTGATTTTTACCAAGGCCAATCAGCCGGCGGAGCAAGGCCGCAAGAGCACTGCGCTCATGACAGTATCCCAGGCTTACCCGGACCTGCGCTGCCGGGTGACGGACGCCAACCAGGCGCCGAGTATTGTGGCCTGCTCCACTGACGATTTTGCGCTGCGGCCATCGGCGGTGACGCTCAATGTCTCGCCGGCAATGGCTACGCCACCCTCGGCCAGCGCCACTCCGGCAATCAAGGCCGGAGCAAACTTTACCCTTGCGGCAACAACCAGCCCTGCAGCAGGCTATGCCGGTGCGCTGATATTGGATGCGAGTAAATTAACGGCACAGATCACCAGCCAGGACGCTACCGTGCAAAGCGGCGGCACCGTTGGAACGCTCACGCCGGTGTCATTGACCGCCAACGCATCGGCCAGCAACAATGCCAGCTATACCGAGGCGGGTTACCTGTATCTTGCCCCCGGCACTTTCCGGGACGACAGCTATACCAGTGTTGACCAGCCTTCGGGATGCGCGGCCACCAACAGCTGTGACTGCGTGACCGCCACCGCCAGCAATGCCAACCTTGCCGATGCATTGGTTTCTGGTAAATATGGTTGCTCGATCGGCAACAAGACCAACAATTCGCTTGGCCGCTTCATCCCCGATCATTTCGATGTGAGCTACAACACGCCCTTGTTTGCACCGGGCTGTGGCGCAACGTTTACCTATATGGGGCAGCCCTTCAGTTACGCCGTATCGCCCATCGTCACCGTGACGGCAAGGAATGCCGGCAATAACCTGACCTCAAACTATAGTGGCAGCTTCTGGAAAATCACCAATGCCTCGCTGACTGGCAAGGCGTACACCACATTGTCAGGTACGCTGGATACCAGCGGCATCACCGGCACCGATCCGCTTGTCGTAAGGAATAATGACGGGACGGGGACGCTGACTTTCGGTTCCGGCACCGGGCTGAGCTTTACGCGACCCGCTGCGCCAACCGCGCCGTTCAACGCCGAAATCTCTCTCGCGATCAATGTGATTGACGAGGATGCCGTGTCCTATCCGGGTAATCCGGCGCGTTTCGGCCTGGCCACGGCAGGCAACGGCATCGCGTTTTCCACTGGCAAAACACAGCGCTTCGGCCGCCTGCGCCTGTCGAATGTGTACGGCTCCGTTTCCCCGCTCCAGATGCCGGTCGAGGCGCAATACTGGAGCGGAAATTCCTGGGTGAAGAACAGCGGAGACAGCTGCACGGTGCTCGCTGGCGGCAACCTTCTGCTCACGCCTTCGGGCTGGACGGCGGCGCCTGGCGCGCTTCTGGGCGGCAGTGGCGTCATTACGCTTACGCCCACCGCTCCAGGCAGCACCAAGGTTTGCGCCGATCTCGGCCCCGATAATGGGGTGGTTTGCCCGGCAACGAGCGCCAACCTGCCCTGGCTGCAATCGAAGTGGCCCGGTGGAACGGGTTACAACAACGACCCTTCCGCCACGGCAACCTTCGGCATCTTCAGCCCGGAAGGCCGCAAGGGTGTCTATAACCGCGAGCTTTATTGA